The Pseudomonas sp. R4-35-07 genome contains a region encoding:
- a CDS encoding DHA2 family efflux MFS transporter permease subunit — translation MSNNASFTPPSLVMATIGLSLATFMQVLDTTIANVALPTISGNLGVSSEQGTWVITSFAVSNAIALPLTGWLSRRFGEVKLFLWATLLFVLASFLCGISTSMPELIGFRVLQGLVAGPLYPMTQTLLIAVYPPAKRGMALALLAMVTVVAPIAGPILGGWITDSYSWPWIFFINVPIGIFAVMVVRAQLKKRPVQTSHQPMDYVGLLSLIVGVGALQIILDKGNDLDWFESNFIIIGAAISVIALAVFIIWEMTDKHPVVNLRLFAYRNFRIGTIVLVGGYAGFFGINLILPQWLQTQMGYTATWAGLAVAPIGILPVLMSPFVGKYAHKFDLRLLAGLSFLAMGLSCFMRASFTNEVDFQHIALVQLFMGIGVALFFMPTLSILMSDLPPQQIADGAGLATFLRTLGGSFAASLTTWIWIRRADQHHAYMSENMTVYDSTTRDAVQALGGAGHKAYAQLDQILTSQAYMMSTVDYFTLMGWVFVGLMLLVWLAKPPFGAKAGPEASGH, via the coding sequence ATGAGCAATAACGCCTCGTTCACGCCGCCCAGCCTGGTGATGGCCACCATCGGGCTGTCGCTGGCGACCTTCATGCAGGTGCTCGACACCACTATCGCCAACGTGGCGTTGCCGACCATTTCCGGCAACCTGGGCGTGAGTTCGGAGCAGGGCACCTGGGTCATTACCTCGTTTGCGGTGAGCAACGCCATTGCCTTGCCGCTCACCGGTTGGTTGAGCCGGCGCTTCGGCGAGGTGAAGCTGTTTCTGTGGGCGACCCTGCTGTTCGTGCTGGCGTCGTTCCTGTGCGGTATTTCCACTTCCATGCCCGAGTTGATCGGCTTTCGCGTGCTGCAGGGCCTGGTTGCCGGGCCGTTGTACCCGATGACGCAAACCTTGCTGATCGCGGTGTACCCGCCGGCCAAGCGCGGCATGGCTCTGGCACTATTGGCGATGGTCACGGTGGTGGCGCCGATTGCCGGGCCGATCCTCGGCGGCTGGATCACCGACAGCTACAGTTGGCCATGGATCTTCTTCATCAACGTGCCCATCGGCATCTTTGCGGTGATGGTGGTGCGTGCGCAGCTCAAGAAACGCCCGGTGCAGACCAGCCACCAACCGATGGATTACGTCGGGCTGCTCAGCCTGATCGTCGGGGTCGGCGCCTTGCAGATCATCCTCGACAAGGGCAATGACCTGGATTGGTTCGAGTCCAACTTCATCATCATCGGTGCGGCCATTTCGGTGATCGCCCTGGCGGTGTTCATCATCTGGGAAATGACCGACAAGCACCCGGTGGTCAACCTGCGCTTGTTTGCCTACCGCAACTTCCGTATCGGCACCATTGTGTTGGTCGGCGGCTATGCGGGTTTCTTCGGCATCAACCTGATCCTGCCGCAATGGCTGCAGACCCAGATGGGCTACACCGCCACCTGGGCCGGCTTGGCGGTGGCGCCGATCGGTATTCTGCCGGTGCTGATGTCGCCGTTTGTGGGCAAGTACGCGCACAAGTTCGACCTGCGCCTGCTGGCGGGGCTGTCATTCCTGGCGATGGGCTTGAGCTGTTTCATGCGTGCGAGCTTCACCAACGAGGTGGATTTCCAGCACATCGCCCTGGTGCAGTTGTTCATGGGTATCGGCGTGGCGCTGTTCTTCATGCCGACCTTGAGCATCCTGATGTCCGACCTGCCGCCGCAGCAGATTGCCGACGGCGCCGGTCTGGCGACCTTCCTGCGGACCCTGGGCGGCAGCTTCGCGGCGTCGCTCACCACCTGGATCTGGATTCGCCGCGCCGACCAGCACCATGCCTACATGAGCGAGAACATGACCGTCTATGACTCGACCACGCGCGATGCCGTGCAGGCGCTGGGTGGGGCAGGGCACAAGGCCTATGCGCAACTGGACCAGATTCTCACCAGCCAGGCCTACATGATGTCTACCGTGGATTACTTCACGTTGATGGGGTGGGTCTTCGTGGGGTTGATGCTGTTGGTGTGGCTGGCCAAACCGCCATTTGGCGCCAAGGCCGGGCCGGAGGCGTCCGGGCACTGA
- a CDS encoding MarR family winged helix-turn-helix transcriptional regulator, with the protein MPHFTPENFHNCHLGLLLGRAAILKDRIIDTHMEPHGVTAAQFKVLIIMAQFGVDTPAELCRNLSLDSGSMTRMLDRLEQKKLLSRKRSDLDRRQVQLVLTADGQRLADMLPQIGAQALNQLAGVLEAGELETLERILKKILIAAGDPITLQRVGQ; encoded by the coding sequence ATGCCGCATTTCACCCCTGAAAACTTCCACAACTGCCACCTCGGCTTGTTGCTGGGCCGTGCTGCGATCCTCAAGGACCGCATCATCGACACCCATATGGAACCCCACGGCGTTACCGCCGCGCAGTTCAAGGTGTTGATCATCATGGCCCAGTTCGGTGTCGACACGCCGGCCGAGCTGTGTCGCAACCTGTCCCTGGACAGCGGCTCGATGACGCGCATGCTCGACCGGCTGGAGCAGAAAAAGCTGCTCAGTCGCAAGCGTTCCGACCTGGACCGCCGCCAGGTGCAGTTGGTGCTCACCGCCGACGGCCAGCGTCTGGCAGACATGCTGCCGCAGATCGGTGCCCAGGCCCTTAACCAACTGGCCGGTGTGCTTGAGGCGGGCGAGCTGGAAACCTTGGAGCGGATCCTCAAGAAAATTCTGATAGCTGCGGGTGATCCCATCACCCTTCAGCGGGTAGGACAATGA
- a CDS encoding efflux RND transporter periplasmic adaptor subunit, with protein MATADSNTAPEQTKDNNPRKRKVMLIGLALIVILGVVGVWAWYEFYGRFNESTDDAYVNGNVVEITPLVTGTVVSIGADDGDLVHEGQVLVNFDPNDAAVGLQSAQANLARTVRQVRGLYSNVDGMKAQVNAQKADVQTAQDNYNRRKTLAQGGAISQEELSHARDSLTAAKNALTNLEQQLKTSNALVDDTVISSHPDVQAAAAQLRQAYLANARSTLIAPVTGYVAKRTVQLGQRVQPGTALMAVIPLDQLWIDANFKETQLRDMRIGQPVDIESDIYGSDVKYSGTVDSLGAGTGSAFALLPAQNATGNWIKIVQRVPVRIHINAEELAKHPLRVGLSTVVNVDLHDQSGPVLAQQAPQKASFTTNVYDRQLAEADAMINQLIHDNSVAAPKAAQR; from the coding sequence ATGGCCACTGCCGACAGCAACACCGCACCCGAACAAACCAAAGACAACAACCCGCGCAAACGCAAAGTCATGCTGATCGGCTTGGCGCTGATAGTCATCCTCGGTGTCGTCGGCGTCTGGGCTTGGTACGAGTTCTACGGGCGCTTTAACGAAAGCACCGATGACGCCTACGTGAATGGCAACGTGGTGGAAATCACCCCGCTGGTCACCGGCACCGTGGTCAGCATTGGCGCCGACGATGGCGACCTGGTCCACGAAGGCCAGGTGCTGGTGAACTTCGACCCCAACGACGCCGCCGTTGGTCTGCAAAGTGCCCAGGCCAACCTGGCCCGCACCGTGCGCCAGGTTCGCGGTTTGTACAGCAACGTCGATGGGATGAAAGCCCAGGTCAACGCGCAGAAAGCGGACGTGCAGACCGCCCAAGACAACTACAACCGGCGTAAGACCCTGGCCCAGGGCGGGGCGATCTCCCAGGAAGAATTGTCCCACGCCCGTGACAGCCTGACCGCCGCCAAAAACGCTTTGACCAACCTTGAGCAGCAACTCAAAACCAGCAATGCCTTGGTGGATGACACGGTGATTTCGTCGCACCCGGATGTGCAGGCGGCCGCCGCGCAACTGCGCCAGGCTTACCTGGCCAACGCGCGCAGCACCTTGATCGCCCCGGTCACAGGCTATGTGGCCAAGCGCACCGTGCAACTGGGCCAGCGCGTGCAACCGGGTACCGCGCTGATGGCGGTGATTCCGCTGGACCAGCTGTGGATCGATGCCAACTTCAAGGAAACCCAGCTGCGTGATATGCGCATCGGCCAGCCGGTGGATATCGAATCGGACATTTACGGCAGCGATGTGAAGTACAGCGGCACCGTCGACAGCCTGGGCGCCGGCACTGGCAGCGCGTTTGCCTTGCTGCCCGCGCAGAACGCCACCGGCAACTGGATCAAGATCGTGCAGCGGGTGCCGGTGCGCATCCATATCAACGCCGAAGAGCTGGCCAAGCACCCGTTGCGGGTCGGCTTGAGTACTGTGGTCAACGTGGACCTGCATGACCAGAGCGGCCCGGTGCTGGCGCAACAGGCGCCGCAGAAGGCCTCGTTCACCACCAACGTGTATGACCGCCAATTGGCCGAAGCCGATGCCATGATCAACCAGTTGATCCATGACAACAGCGTCGCCGCTCCCAAGGCTGCGCAACGCTGA
- a CDS encoding efflux transporter outer membrane subunit yields the protein MNTRAFSLVLMAMTLAGCANYSGLDTQGERLDANSLHTGKSLSGVSLSSAAWPAADWWKSLGDPQLDGLIQEALQHSPDMQVASARAHQAEAAAYAANAARMPTVDASAGVSRSRLAKDQDPRGEGDAYSTVRNIGASFNYNFDLWGGQRAAWEAALGQARAAEVDQQAARLTLAANVAKAYSDLGQAHIVRDLAADDLKRTRQMLDLSKRRLSSGIDSEYQYQQTESLEASSQSQLIDAEKQLQSAKIALAVLLGKGPDRGNELARPNVLKPTAVAVPSVLPAELLGRRPDLVAARWRVEAASKDIAASKTRFYPNLNLSASAGAESLLGDAMFGSASRFFNIAPTISLPIFDGGRLRADLDARDADYDLAVAQYNKTLVQALGDIGSTLSQLRDTGRQIQAQQHAADIAQQSYDTGVQRYSSGIGNYLDVLSIEQQLLQAQRQLASLNAAQIDLSIQLMQALGGGFNASNVAATTPANRTE from the coding sequence ATGAACACACGCGCATTCAGCCTGGTGCTGATGGCGATGACGTTGGCCGGTTGTGCCAACTACAGCGGCCTTGACACCCAAGGCGAACGCCTCGACGCCAATAGCTTGCACACCGGCAAATCCCTGAGCGGTGTGAGCCTGTCCAGCGCCGCCTGGCCGGCCGCCGACTGGTGGAAAAGCCTCGGCGACCCACAGCTCGACGGCCTGATCCAGGAAGCCCTGCAACACAGCCCCGACATGCAGGTCGCCAGTGCCCGTGCGCACCAGGCCGAAGCTGCGGCCTATGCCGCCAACGCCGCGCGCATGCCCACCGTGGATGCCAGCGCCGGTGTCAGCCGTTCGCGGCTGGCCAAGGACCAGGACCCGCGCGGGGAGGGCGATGCCTATTCGACGGTGCGCAACATCGGCGCCAGCTTCAATTACAACTTCGACCTGTGGGGCGGCCAGCGCGCCGCCTGGGAGGCCGCCTTGGGCCAGGCCCGCGCCGCCGAAGTCGACCAGCAGGCCGCGCGCCTGACCCTGGCCGCCAATGTGGCCAAGGCCTACAGCGATCTGGGCCAGGCGCATATCGTGCGTGACCTGGCTGCCGACGACCTTAAGCGCACCCGCCAGATGCTCGACCTGAGCAAGCGCCGCCTGAGTTCCGGCATCGACAGCGAATACCAATACCAGCAAACCGAAAGCCTGGAAGCCAGCTCCCAGTCGCAGTTGATCGATGCGGAAAAACAACTGCAAAGCGCCAAGATCGCCCTGGCTGTGCTGCTCGGTAAAGGCCCGGACCGTGGCAACGAACTGGCGCGCCCGAATGTACTGAAACCCACGGCGGTCGCCGTGCCGTCGGTGTTGCCCGCCGAGCTGCTCGGCCGGCGCCCGGACCTGGTCGCCGCGCGCTGGCGGGTGGAAGCTGCGAGCAAGGACATCGCCGCCAGCAAGACCCGTTTCTATCCCAACCTCAACCTGAGCGCGAGCGCTGGCGCCGAATCGTTGCTGGGCGACGCCATGTTCGGTTCGGCCAGCCGCTTCTTCAATATCGCGCCGACGATATCGCTGCCGATCTTCGACGGTGGCCGCCTGCGCGCCGACCTCGACGCCCGCGACGCCGATTACGACCTGGCCGTGGCCCAGTACAACAAAACCCTGGTGCAAGCCTTGGGCGACATCGGCAGCACCTTGTCGCAACTGCGCGACACCGGACGGCAGATCCAGGCGCAGCAACACGCCGCCGATATCGCCCAGCAGTCTTACGACACCGGGGTGCAACGCTACAGCTCCGGCATCGGTAACTATCTGGATGTGCTCAGCATCGAGCAGCAATTGCTGCAGGCCCAGCGTCAGTTGGCGTCCTTGAATGCTGCGCAGATCGATCTGTCGATTCAATTGATGCAGGCCCTGGGTGGCGGGTTCAACGCCAGCAACGTGGCCGCGACCACCCCAGCCAACCGCACGGAATAA